A segment of the Moorena sp. SIOASIH genome:
GAATGGCTCAAACAGCTACCGGTGTCACCCATGCTACCCAACGTCTTCGCTCCCGGTACACCAGTTGGAGTTGTAACCCCTGAGGTAGCTCACTGCTTGGGATTATCACCAGATTGTCTAGTTTGTACAGGTACCACCGATAGTATTGCCGCTTTTATCGCTAGTGGTGCCAAACAACCGGGTGAAGCGGTAACCTCCCTTGGGTCTACCTTGGTATTGAAACTCTTGAGTACCACTCCTCTAGAAGAGGCCAAATTTGGGATTTACAGTCATCGATTGGGAAATTTATGGCTTACAGGTGGCGCATCGAACACGGGTGGAGCAGTGCTACGCCACTTTTTCAGTGACAAAGAATTAGAAAGTCTTAGCTCTCAAATCGACCCCGAGCAAGAAAGTGCCTTGGATTATTATCCCTTACTTAGACCAGGCGATCGCTTTCCCATTAATGACCCGGATCTCCCCCCAAGATTGGAACCCAAACCCGATAATTCCGTGAAATTTCTCCAAGGAATGCTCGAAAGCATAGCGCGAATTGAAGCTAGGGGGTATCGTTTGTTGCAACAGCTTGGAGCAAGTCCCTTAACCGGTGTCTATACAGCTGGTGGTGGTGCCAAAAATCCTACTTGGACAAGGATTCGAGAGCGTCAGCTCATGGTACCGATGTTGACATCCCTTCACACAGCGGCTGCTTATGGTACAGCACTATTGGCCAAGCAGGGATACCTGTTAGGAGATAGGGTGTAGGGTGATCGGGTGTAGGGTGATCGGGTGAGAATCTGCTCTGAGTCATCACCCCTGGTTCAACCTGACCATCATCTCTACTCCCGTTCGCCCTATACCCCAAAGCTCCTAACCTCTAGAGAATCCCCATGTTAGCCAATCCTAAGATAGTTCCTAGTCCTATGATATGACCGAGGCTGGTGGTTGCCAGTAGTGCGGGAAAACCCATGCCACCGAAGAACTCAGGCATAGGCAACGCGGGACCTGCGCTAGGATTCTGGATAGTAGCTTTTCCGAAGGCAATCGCTAGGATATTGCAGACAATCATGATGATTCCCACTATCGGGCTCCATTCCAGGGTGTTGGGAACGGCAGATGAAGCAGCAGCAAGCAAGATTGAGTAAGTCAATTTGTGTTCTCCTGTTTTTGATAGACTCTTACGGTAATCTCTTAAAGATTTAATCTTTTATAAAGATTTTACCAGCACCGTCTCATAATTAATTTTTTTGGCCAGAGTCGATTCCGTTGCCAGTCTTGCTTTGATTACCCTTGATTAGAGAGCGAAAGCCCGTGATTACTAGACTTTTGGGCGGTGGGATTCGGTAAAATTAAATCAAGCCTTTATGTAAATAATTGTTAAGTAATCCCTGGTTGCTCAGTCAATGTTTCGGTAAATTTACATAAATTAATAAAAGCGGGATAAACCCTGGATTGATGAATCAATCCGGGTTGACCGGATTGATTCATCCTGGATGGCTGGTGACATCTTACGCCTAGCGGCGAGTATCACTAGCCATGAGGGGTTAGCTTCCTCCGCTCTTATGCCCCACACCTCAATGCTACGCCATGAGTGTTTAAAGTTACCGTAAGGATAGGGTCGCCTTTATGGTTAGTCGGTTATGGGAAAAGGGTTAAAACTTTTTGATTAAGGCGACCCTAACAATCAGGTTTCGTCTCCAGGGATGAATCGCGGACAGGAACTCTGATAAACAGCCTGAAAAACGTTATACTAAAAATAGTAGGGAAAACAAATTAAGAGCTAACCGCCACCTGCTAAGTAAAAAAAAGAACTTTTTTTAATTGTTCCGGTGCGGAGGGGCATCCCGTATCGTTAATAAAGCTTACCGAGTAACCGAAGCGATGGCTGGTGTTGGTAAGAAGCCCACACTCAACCTGACAAGGTGAGTGTGGGAGTATGTCACCTGAAACTATAATTATGCTGCTGACGGACGCAATACTTTTAGATTACAAACGCTGTCGGCGTCGGGCTTTTTTGGACATTTATGGAGATCCCACAGAGCAAGACCCACCCTCAGATTTTCTGCTGAAACTGCAACAGAAAAGCCGAGACCATAAACAACAGATTCTGGCTACTGTGCCCCACCACTCACCCCACTACCCCAGAACAGATTGGCACGCTGCTGCACAGGCCACCTTGAAACTGATGCAACAAGGGACGGAGTACATTTCTGGAGGGGTACTGTTGATGCCAACTGGTGATGGGGTGACATTGCTATGTTTTCCTGATTTGCTGGTCAAACAGCCGGGACGTTCTAATTTTGGTGATTGGATCTATGCTCCCACCACCATTAAGCTCAGCAAACGACCCAAGCCAGAGTATAAAATCCTTACCGCTTTTCGTGCTCAGCTGTTAGCAGCAGTACAAGGACAGTGGCCCACCACTGCCTCATTAATTTTGCGTAACCAAAAGTCCTACACCGTGGTCATAGAACGATGGGTGCCACTGATGGAACAACTGCTATCGGAATGTATTGAGACTCTATTGCAGCAACAAAAACCAGAGGTGTTCATTTCCCGTCAGCGGTGTAGTCTTTGCTGTTGGTATAACAGTTGTTATGCGATCGCTAAATCTGTGGAGCACATTTCCCTATTGCCTGGAGTAACACCCAGCCGCTATCGGGATTTGAGGGCTTTGGGAGTAACCACAATCGAATCCTTAGCCACGTCCACAATTAGTGAATTAGAGCCAAGCTTTGGTAGCTTAGTAGCTTTCCAGCTGGTGCAGCAAGCCCAATCTCAGGTACAAAACCGGGTGCTGCTCTATCCCAAACACTACTTTAGTATACTTGAATACCAACAACTAGAGCGAGGGAATGGTAATGCCAAAATATCGGCAGACCTCCCCAATCAAGACTCTTTACCGACAGCATCTGTTGAGCTTTATTTTGATATTGAAGCACAGCCTGATTTGCCCCTGGAGTATTTGCTAGGGGTGTTGGTGATTGATCGACGCACTGAAACTGAGACCTTCCATAACCTATTCGCAGAACATTCTTGGCAAGAAGGATTCATCTGGCTACAATTTTTAGACTTAGTTGAGCGTTATCCAGATGCCCCAATCTTCCATTTTTCAAAGTATGAAGTTGACACGGTCAAGCGCTTAGCAACCCTTTACCAAACTCCACGACAGATAGTTAGACCCCTGCTAGATCGTTTCGTGGATGTTCATCAAATAGTTATTGATACTGTCACCATGCCAGTGGAGAGTTATTCTCTGAAAAATCTGGCGAGATGGTTGGGCTTTGAGTGGCGCGATCCGGATATGACTGGCTCCCAATGTGTGTGTTTGTATGACCAGTGGTTAAAAACAGGCAATCACTCTATTCTCGAAATTATCCAGCGCTACAATGAAGATGACTGCCGCGCTACATATCACCTCAAGCAGTGGCTAGTCAACTTTTTGTCCAACACTTTGCCCAACACTTTGCCCAATACTATTAACTTTCAAAACTTAGCATGAAGTTATGCAACGATTTTTTAAGTTATTAGCTTTTGTGCTCTAGCTGACACACACAATCTATAGCTAGATGCTAAATTAAATCTAAAGGGGGCTTTCGCCATCATTGGATGGAGGGGAGCCCTCTCTAGAATTTTTAGAGGTCTGGAATTTAGGGGCCTCGACTTTCATCCCGACACCATAATCTCCGATTTGGTGTCGGGACGGGGTCTGGATATCTCAACAGTTATCATTCGGCTAGTTTTTGCTAAGATATCTGCATGAGCTTAACCATGAACTACACCTATCGCGTTTATCCAGATGCCGCTCAACAGGAATTGATGTTGAGCTGGCTAGAAACTTGCAGACGACTTTATAATCGTTGTCTGCGAGACTTAAAAGACTGGATGAACAGTCGGAAGTGTCCGATTGATAGGTGTTCAATCAACAGGGAATACATCATGTCTCCGGATATCCCTTTCCCTGGCGAAAGGTCACAAAAGCGACAGTTAACGCAGTGGAAAAAAACCGATTCCTCACTCAAAGAGGTTCATTCTCAAGTTACACAAGATGTTGTTAAACGTCTGCATAATTCCTGGGAGTCTTTCAGAAAAAGAGGGAGAGGTTTCCCTCGCTTCAAAAAGTCTGGTCGCTATCAATCATTCTTGTTTCCGCAATTCTCAACAAACCCCCTTAAAGGGAGTCAAATTAAACTCCCCAAGATCGGGCTTGTAGACATCAACTTGCACCGAGAAATCCCTGATGGATTCAAAATCAAAGGTGTCAGGGTTGTGTCGAGATGTCGAGGAACAAAGTGGTTTGTCGTCATTACCATCCAGGCTGATGTATCTGTACCTGATATTCCGTTTTTTGGACGGGCAATTGGTGTCGATGTCGGATTAATCGATTTTCTGGCAACATCAGATGGGTTAAGGATTCCTAGACCAAAGTTTTTTGTAGACTTACAACGCAAGCTGAAATTGCTGCAACGTAGAGCGACAAGAAAACAAAAACGGTCTAAGAATTATGAAAAGTCACAAATCAAGGTGGCACGGTTACATCACAAAATTGCTGATACCCGTAAAGATTTTCACCTAAAAATAGCACATCAACTATGTGACCAAGCCGATTCGATTTTTGTTGAGGACATTGATTACACAGTGATGGCTAAGGGTTTTTTGGGAAAACATATTCTAGATGCTGGCTTTGGTCAATTCCGAGAATTGCTGAAATGGGTATGCTGGAAACGAGGAAAGTTTTTCGCGACTGTTGACCACAAGGGTACATCTAAACAGTGTCCTGAGTGTGGTTATCAATGGGAGAATAACCTATCAATCCGTTGGCATACCTGCGCTGAATGTGGGTATTCAAACAATCGTGATGTCGCCTCAGCCCAAGTGATTTGTAATCGTGGAATTGATAAGTACCCAAGGACTATTGGGGAACGGAAACTGCCTGCTAATGGCGTACTGTCGGGGGTATTGTGCCTAGATAAGTGCTACGCAGGAACTCTTAACTGTGAGGTTGAGAAGCCCGCGCCGTAATCAAAGATTCGGCGTCGGGAGTATGTCACAGGTCTAGAAATTATTGAAGTCTAGAATTTTATAACAGGTCATTAATATGCTTCCACTTTTTCTAATTCTTCTCGTAACGGCCCTAGGGAGCATCTTGATATCGTTGAGAGTCTCTCACGAAATCCCTCGCCTATTGGGAGTAGGCAGTACCATTGTCTGTCTAATATTTGGTTTTGCTATGGCACCTTGGCCAGTACAGGTTTTGATGCTCCTATTAATTCTTAGCCTGGAACGATTTTATCCATTCAGCAGAACAGCTTCAGAGGCAATCTTAATCTCAAAAGTCTCCAACAGCAAAAGAGAAAGGTGATTCTGCCATAGCAGTCAATCAGGTTTTTGCTCTTGAAAAAATAATAGTGAGTCCTAGGGTGGGTTAATCACCCACCCTATTGCATAAGCCCTGGGATAGGTTATACTAGTCACAGCCATGAACTGAGCGTTCGGTCATTGGTCGAGGGTAAGCTCAAGGCAAATCGGCTGAGAGCTCAGAGGTCTAAGGTGACTGCTCAAAGTATTTTTCGGTTTTTTTAAAAAAAAGCCTTGACAAATACACCAGTCATAGATAACAATAGTAAATGGCTCGGAGATTGGGACTGTAGTTCAATTGGTTAGAGCACCGCCCTGTCACGGCGGAAGTTGCGGGTTCGAGCCCCGTCAGTCCCGTAGGAAAAATATAGCGCTACGCGCAAGACAAAAGGCAAAAGGCAAAAGGCAAAAGGCAAAAGGCAAAAGGCAAAAGGCAAAAGTGTACTATAACGGCTTTTGCTGCTTGTATCAATGTCCTAACCTTAATGCTTAGTGCTATATGGGATAATTTTGACTGCTCCTAAAGATGATCTAGCTAAGAGTAGTTGA
Coding sequences within it:
- a CDS encoding TM0106 family RecB-like putative nuclease, encoding MLLTDAILLDYKRCRRRAFLDIYGDPTEQDPPSDFLLKLQQKSRDHKQQILATVPHHSPHYPRTDWHAAAQATLKLMQQGTEYISGGVLLMPTGDGVTLLCFPDLLVKQPGRSNFGDWIYAPTTIKLSKRPKPEYKILTAFRAQLLAAVQGQWPTTASLILRNQKSYTVVIERWVPLMEQLLSECIETLLQQQKPEVFISRQRCSLCCWYNSCYAIAKSVEHISLLPGVTPSRYRDLRALGVTTIESLATSTISELEPSFGSLVAFQLVQQAQSQVQNRVLLYPKHYFSILEYQQLERGNGNAKISADLPNQDSLPTASVELYFDIEAQPDLPLEYLLGVLVIDRRTETETFHNLFAEHSWQEGFIWLQFLDLVERYPDAPIFHFSKYEVDTVKRLATLYQTPRQIVRPLLDRFVDVHQIVIDTVTMPVESYSLKNLARWLGFEWRDPDMTGSQCVCLYDQWLKTGNHSILEIIQRYNEDDCRATYHLKQWLVNFLSNTLPNTLPNTINFQNLA
- the psaK gene encoding photosystem I reaction center subunit PsaK; translated protein: MTYSILLAAASSAVPNTLEWSPIVGIIMIVCNILAIAFGKATIQNPSAGPALPMPEFFGGMGFPALLATTSLGHIIGLGTILGLANMGIL
- a CDS encoding transposase produces the protein MNYTYRVYPDAAQQELMLSWLETCRRLYNRCLRDLKDWMNSRKCPIDRCSINREYIMSPDIPFPGERSQKRQLTQWKKTDSSLKEVHSQVTQDVVKRLHNSWESFRKRGRGFPRFKKSGRYQSFLFPQFSTNPLKGSQIKLPKIGLVDINLHREIPDGFKIKGVRVVSRCRGTKWFVVITIQADVSVPDIPFFGRAIGVDVGLIDFLATSDGLRIPRPKFFVDLQRKLKLLQRRATRKQKRSKNYEKSQIKVARLHHKIADTRKDFHLKIAHQLCDQADSIFVEDIDYTVMAKGFLGKHILDAGFGQFRELLKWVCWKRGKFFATVDHKGTSKQCPECGYQWENNLSIRWHTCAECGYSNNRDVASAQVICNRGIDKYPRTIGERKLPANGVLSGVLCLDKCYAGTLNCEVEKPAP
- a CDS encoding FGGY-family carbohydrate kinase, with product MTVYLGIDFGTSGARAVVIDSVGTIFAETQYPFPLQAITIDTATQWQKVLFSLIEQIPQSIKGDINAIAINGTSATVLLCDRMGQPVDAPILYNDPRGVVVMEQLRTIAPPNHVVLSATSSLAKLLWWYDCTDLISNICAETNPLYFLHQADWLAFLLHGKLGISDYHNALKLGYNPGNLCYPEWLKQLPVSPMLPNVFAPGTPVGVVTPEVAHCLGLSPDCLVCTGTTDSIAAFIASGAKQPGEAVTSLGSTLVLKLLSTTPLEEAKFGIYSHRLGNLWLTGGASNTGGAVLRHFFSDKELESLSSQIDPEQESALDYYPLLRPGDRFPINDPDLPPRLEPKPDNSVKFLQGMLESIARIEARGYRLLQQLGASPLTGVYTAGGGAKNPTWTRIRERQLMVPMLTSLHTAAAYGTALLAKQGYLLGDRV